The following DNA comes from Agromyces mangrovi.
CGCGCTGCTTCTCGAGCTCGCTCGCGAGTCCCATGAGCCCGGGCACGTTCGGGAGGAACACCGAGGCGGTCTCGCCGCGACGCCGGGCGCGCACGAAGCGGCCGATCGCCTGCGCGAAGAAGAGCGGCGTCGACGCGGACGTCGCGTAGACGCCCACCGCGAGGCGCGGCACGTCGACGCCCTCCGACACCATGCGCACGGCGACCATCCAACGCTGCGTGCCGGCCGAGAACTGCTCGATCCGCGCGCTCGCCTCGCTCTCGTCGGAGAGCACGACCGTGACCGGCTCCCCCGCGATCTGCTCGAGGATGGCCGCGTAGGCCCGCGCGGTCGACTGGTCGGTGGCGATCACCAGCCCACCGGCATCCGGAATCGCGTGCCGCACCTCGGTCAGTCGACGGTTCGCGGCCTGGAGCACCGCGGGGATCCAGTCGCCGGACGGCTCGAGCGCGGTGCGCCACGCGGCGGACGTGATGTCCTTCGTGTTGTCCTCGCCGAGGCGCGCCTCCATCTCGTCGCCCGCGCTCGTGCGCCAGCGCATGTGGCCGGCGTAGACCATGAAGATGACGGGGCGCACGACGCCGTCGGCGAGGGCCCGGCCGTAGCCGTAGTCGTAGTCGGTGCGCGAGACGCGCACGCCCTGCGCGTCGGGCGCGTAATCGACGAACGGGATGGGCGCGGTGTCGGAGCGGAACGGCGTGCCCGTCAGCGACAGCCGCTTCGTCGCGCGCTCGAACGCCTCGCGGATCGCGTCGCCCCAGCTGAGCGTGTCGCCGCCGTGGTGCACCTCGTCGAGGATCACGAGCGTGCGCCCCGAGAGCGTGAGCTCGCGGTGCAGGGCCGGCCGCATCGCGACCTGCGCGTAGGTGACGGCCACCCCGTGGAAGTGCCGGGCCTGGCTGCCGTGCGCGTTGCGGAACCCGGGGTCGAGTCGGATGCCCGCGCGGGCGGCCGCGTCCGCCCACTGGCGCTTGAGGTGGTCGGTGGGCGCCACGACCGTGATGCGGTCGATCTCGTGCCGCGCGCGCAGCTCGGCTGCCAGGCGCAGCGCGAACGTCGTCTTGCCGGCGCCGGGCGTCGCTGCGGCGAGGAAGTCGCGCGGCATGGCCTCGAGGTAGCGGTCGAGCGCTTCGGCCTGCCAGGCGCGCAGCTTGCTCGCGGTGCCCCAGGCGGCGCGCTCGGGGAACGAGGGTGAGAGGTGCTCGGCGGCCGACGTGCCGGGCAGGTGTCCGGGTGGGGTCGCTGTGCTCACTCGACGAGAATCTACCGGCATCCGGTGACACGCTCCGAATCCGCTGCGCGCATGCGAGCGCGCTGCGCCCGGGGGCTCGTGTGGACGGCAGAATGGGACGCATGGTCACCCAGCAGCATCCGTGGTCGCGGTACGTGGCGATCGGCGATTCCTTCACCGAGGGCATCGGCGATCCGGAGCCGGGCGTGCCCGGTGGGCACCGCGGCTGGGCCGACCGCGTGGCGGAGGTGCTCGCGCGCGGCAGCGACGACTTCGCCTACGCGAACCTCGCCATCCGGGGCCGGCTGATCCAGCAGATCATCGACGAGCAGGTCGAGCCGGCCCTCGCGCTCCGCCCCGACCTGATCACCATCTCGGCGGGCGGCAACGACGTGATCCGCCCCGGCACCGACCCCGACGAGATCTCGAGCCGCTTCGAGTACGCCATCCAGCGGCTCAGCCGCGATCGCGCGACGATCGTGCTGTTCACGGGCGTCGATGTGGGCTTCTCGCCGGTCTTCCGGGGCATCCGCGGCAAGGTCGCGATCTACAACGAGAACCTGCGCTCGATCGCGGCCGCCCACGACTGCATCGTGGCCGACCAGTGGGCGCTGCACGAGATCCAGGACCAGCGCATGTGGGCGCCCGACCGCCTGCACCTGAACGAGCTCGGCCACCACACGGTCGCGCGCATGGTGCTCGAGGCGCTGAACGTCGAGAACGACCTGGAGCCCATGCAGCCCGAGCCGCTCGAACTGCGGCGCTGGCGGCAGGCGCGCGTCGAGGACCTCCAGTGGGCGCGCGAGTACCTCGTGCCGTGGGTGGTCCGCCGCATCCGCCACCAGTCGTCGGGCGACCTGGTCAGGGCGAAGCGTCCCGAGGCCGGTCCCTACTCCGCCGACCCCGCCGGTTCGAGGACGCGCGCCGACGACTGAGGGTCGAGCCCACCGGGGTTCGACAGGCGCCACCAGGTGCCCGGGTCCTCGAGGTCGCCGTCGAGCGTGAGGGGCACCTCGACGACCTCGTCGCCGGCGACCACGGTGATGCTGCCCGCGTCCGCGCCGTCGGCGGCGAGGGCGAGCGGCCGCGCGTCGACCTCGACGGTGATCGGGGTGTCGCTCCAGACCAGCACGGATGCCTCGCCGTCGGCGCGCGCCACGGCCCGGTCGCCCCACGCCGTGGCGTAGGACGCGAACTCGTCGCCCGCGTCGATCACGTCGACCTCGTGGAAGCCCGCGGCGGTCGTGTCGAGCAGCCCGGCGATCTCCTCGTTCAGCTCGGGGTGCGTGTCGGCGCCGAGCGCGACGCCCACGAGCGTGACCGTGCGCGAGCCGACCTCGTAATCGCCCGAGAACAGCAGGCAGGCGCCGGCCTCGACGGTCGTGCCGGTCTTGATGCCGTCGACGCCGTGCGTGCCGAGCAGTTCGTTCGTGTTCTCGATGAGGCCGACGGCGGGCAGTTCGGACTGCTCCTGCGCCACGATCTGCGCGAGCGCCGGACTCTGCAGGGCCAGGCGGCCCAGCTCGACGAGGTCGCGCGGGGTGCTGCGGGAGTCGGGCGAGAGCCCGCTCGTGTCGACCACCACCGTGTCGTGCAGGCCGTTCGCGTCGAGCCAGTCGCGTGCCGCGTCGAGGTACGCCTGCTCGGAGCCGTACGCCCAGATGGCGAGCGACTTGGCGTAGTTGTTCGCCGACGGCAGCATGACCGCCTCGAGGCTCTGCCGCTGGCTGAGCGTCGACCCCTCGTAGACCGGGGCGTTCGACCCGTTCTCGGCGATGGTCTGCCAGTAGATCTGCACGTCGGCCGCGGTGTACGAGATGGCGGGCCCCTGTTCGTCGGCGCCGAGCGGCCTGGCGTCGAGCACGACGAGCGCGGTGACCACCTTCGTGATGCTCGCGATCGGCACGGACTCGTCGGCGTCGGATGCCGCGAGCAGTTCGTCGTCGTCGAGCTCGCCGATCGCGTAGGCGGCGACCTCGGGGGCGTCGAGCTCGACCGCGGGCGCGGCGGCGACCTCGGGCACCGACACGGTCGCGGCGACCTCCGGCACCTCGGCGTTCAGCGCGTCGGCGGTGTAGACGCCCCCGGCGGTGACCGCGGCGACGAACAGGGCGAGCACGCCGAACACGACGATGCGCCTGCGACGGTAGACGCGTCGGGACGGACGTGGGGACTGCGGCACCGCGTCAGCCTAGCCGGGTCGCCCCGGCGTCCGGCGCAGCGGTGGAGAGCGCGTAGAGCGCCACCGCGCCCGCGGCGGCGACGTTGAGGAGTCCACGCCGTGCGCCATGGGGATCGTCACGACCCGGTCGGCCGCGTGCACCGCGTGCCGGCTGAGCCCGTCGCCCTCGGCGCCGAGCAGGATCGCGACCCGCTCGGGGCGGTCGCCCGCGTACTCGCGCAGCCCGGTCGCGTCGTCGGCGAGGGCGAGGGCGGCGATGTCGAATCCGGCGGCGTGCAGCACCTCGCGCGTCGCATCCCACTCCCCGACCCGGGTCCAGGGCACCTGGAACACGGTGCCCATGCTCACGCGCACGCTGCGCCGGTACAGCGGGTCGGCGCACCGCGGGGTCACGAGCACGGCGTCGGCGCCGAGGCCCGCCACGCTGCGGAACACCGCGCCGACGTTGGTGTGGTCGACGATGTCCTCGAGCACGACGACGGTGCGGGCATCCGCCAGCAGTTCGGCGGGGTCGGCGAGGGCCGGGCGGTGCATGGCCGCCAGGGCGCCGCGGTGCACGCGGTAGCCGGTGACCTGCTCGACCAGTGCGGGCGTGGCGACGAGCACGTCGACGTCGAGCGGTGCGAGCACGGGTTCGAGGTCGGGCAGCCACTTCGGCTCGAGCAGCACCGAACGGGGCCGGTGGCCCGCGGCGATCGCACGGCGGATGACCTTGGCCGACTCGGCGATGTAGAGCCCTTCGGCCGGTTCGCGCACCGACCGCAGCGCCACGTCGGTGAGGTCGGTGTAGTCGGCGAGCAGCGGATGCCCCGGGTCGGCGACCTCCTGCACGCGCATGCCGCACCCCTTTCGTCGACTCCAGCCTGCCAGTCGCGGAAACATTCCCGAAAACTCGTTCTGTCTAGACTGCGAGCATGGAGTGCGAGCGAGCATGAGTGCCGCGGTGGGGACGCACGGCGTGCGCGACGCGGGGCTCGACGAGGCCCTCGCGCTGCTGCGCGATGCCCGCATCGGCGTGCTCACCGGGGCGGGCGTGAGCACCGACTCGGGCATCCCCGACTACCGGGGCGAGGGCGCGCCGGTGCGCAACCCGATGACCTTCAGCGCGTTCCAGTCGTCGGAGCTCGCGCGCAAGCGCTACTGGGCCGGCAGCCACCTCGGCTGGCGCAGCTTCGGCACCGCGACCCCGAACGCCGGGCACGGGGCGCTCGTCGACCTCGAGCTCGCCGGGCACGTGACCGGCGTCATCACCCAGAACGTCGACGGGCTGCACCACCGTGCGGGAAGTCGCCACGTGGTCGACCTGCACGGCAGCATGGACCGCGTCGTCTGCCTCGACTGCGGCCAGCAGTACTCGCGCTTCGCCATCGCCGACCGCCTCGACGAGCTGAACCCGGCCTTCGCCAGACCCGGTGCGGTGCGCCTGGCGCCCGACGGGGACGTCGAGGTCGAGGACGTCGAGGCGATCGTCATCCCCGAGTGCGAGGTCTGCGGCGGCACCCTCAAGCCCGACGTGGTGTTCTTCGGCGAGTTCGTGCCGACCGACGTGTTCCAAGCCGCCGCATCGATCGTGCGCAGCTCGGACGTGCTGCTCGTGGCGGGCTCCTCGCTCGTCGTGAACTCGGGCATGCGCCTGCTCGAGCAGGCGCGTCGCGCGCGCATGCCGATCATCGTGATCAACCGCGGCATCACGAAGGGCGACAGCCGCGCGACCGTGAAGCTCGACGCGGGCACGACCGAGACGCTGACCGGCATCGCCCGGCACCTGCTCGGCGACTGAGCGCGGCCGCCCTCAGCGGCCCGCGACGCGCCTGCCCGAGGAGCGCCGCCCGGCCGAGCGGCCGCCGCCGAGCCCGATCGCAGCGAGCGACCCCGTGGTCGGCGCCGAGCGCGCGCGCCGGCGACGGCCTCCGCCGACGACCTCCCCCATGAGGTCGAGCAGTCGTGCGGCCGACCGGTCCCACCCGTACGCCTCGGCACGCGCGAGGGCGGCGGCGGACCGGCGCTCCCACTCCCCCGGCGCGTCGAGCGCGAGCACCTGCGCCGCGAGCCCGTCGGGGTCGTCGGGTGCGAAGAAGCGGGCGGCGTCGCCGCCGATCTCGCGGAAGATCGGGATGTCGCTGACCACGACGGGAGTTCCGAGCCGCATCGCCTCGACCAGCGGGATGCCGAAGCCCTCGGCGTTGGAGGCGTGCACGAGCGCCGTCGCTCCGGCGAGGAGCTCGCCGTACTCGGCGTCGCCCACGCCGTCGTGGAAGACCAGTCGCGCCTGGGGCGCGAGCGCGGTGAGGCGGCGGCGCTCGGCGTCCGTGACGCGGCTGAGCAGGTGCAGCTCGTGGTCGGGCAGCCGCGCGGCGGCGCGCACGAGCGTGTCCACGCCCTTGTACGGCATGAACGACCCCATGTAGACGAGCCGTCCCCGGGTGGGCGCGCGCCTGGGCTGCTCGACCTGGACGAGCGCATCGGCGGCGTTCGGCACGACCGCGACGGGCCGCTCGGTCAGGTCGTGCTCGGCGATCAGCGAGGCGGTCGTGTCGGACACGGTCACGACGGCATCGGCGCGATTCAGGAGCATCCGCTGCGGCCACCAGGCGAGGTGGTACAGGCGCCAGAGGACGCGCACGAACGCCGGCAGGTCGCGCGGCGGGGTGGGGTGCTCGTAGTAGATGAGGTCGTGCAGCGTGAGCAGCAGGCGGTAGCGGCGCCCCCAGGAGCCCATGGTCTGCATGGGCGAGAACACGACGTCGGGCTGCATGCGGTTGATCGTGCGGGCGATGAAGGGCTCGAGCACGCTCGTCGGCGAGCCGACGACGACCCACGGCAGGTCGGGCAGCAGGTCGAGCTGCCGGCGGTCGCTGATCAGCATGGTCACCGGGTGCAGCTTCGCGAGCTCGGTGACGATGCCCGCCGTGTACCGGCTGATGCCGTCGTGCCGGCCGATGCGGGTGTACCGGCAGTCGACGACGACCCTCACGCGGCGTCCCCGCGGGCCGTGCGCGCGTCGAGCCCGGCGAGGAAGGCGCGGATGTAGCCGGCCGCCGCGCCGGGGGTCTCGTAGTGGATGAGGTGGCCGACGCCGTCGATCACGCGCAGGCGCGAGTCGGCCAGCTGCGCGGCGAGCCGGTGCTGCGCCTCGACCGGGGTGATGTCGTCGCGCTCGGCGGCGACGAGCAGCACGGGCACCTCGATGCCGTCGGCGAAGTCGGAGACGTCGTGCTCGACGCTCGCGCGGAACGCCTCGAGCAGCATGTCGCGGTCGTGGAACACCGAGAAGTAGCGGTCGTGCTGGCCGTGGATGAACCGGCGCAGCCCGCGGTCGCGCGTCTTCGCCATGCTGACGCTCATCACGCGCACGATCGCGCGGTTGCGCAGCAGCGCGTAGCCCATGCCGCGGGGCAGCAGCGCGGCGAGCCGGTAGTAGGCGATCGCGCCCTTGGTCAGCATGGCGCGGGGCCCCTCGAGGGCGGGAGCGGCGATGGGGTTCACGAGCACGACGGCGGATGCCTCGAGGCCCCCGCGACCGCGGCGGAAACCACGATCGAGCCGAACGAGTGCCCGAGCACCACCGGCGGCTCGGCCAGGTCGAGGTGGGCGACGAACGCGCGCAACCACTGGGAGTAGCCGTCGATGTCGTGCCGCACCGGCAGCGGACCCGACGCGCCGAACCCCGGCAGGTCGGGGGCGAGGATGCGCACGCCGTCGAGCTGCGCCACGACCGGCTCGAGTCCGTGGTGGTCGCCGCGGAAGCCGTGCACGAGCACCAGCGTGCGGTCGGCGTGCGGGTCGCCGTAGTCCCACCAGCGCATCCGGGACCCGCCGATGGTGGCGGTGCGGCGCCGGACCGGGATACGCCGGAGCCCGGCGGCGTACGGCGAGTCGACGATCATCGCACCCAGTGTAGGCGGGCGCGGGCGGGGGTCCGGACGGGCGCCACTCCGCTGTGGGTACCGGTCGATGTGGGCGCCCGCTCGTAGGGTGACGAACGTGGAGACCCTGCGACGCACCTGGACCGACCGACTCGCCGTGTTCGACCTGGAGACGACGGGCGTCGATCCCGACACGTGCCGCATCGTCACGGCGCACCTCGGGGTGCTCGACGGCGAGGGGCACGTGATCGGCGCGCACGACTGGCTGCTCGATCCCGGCGTGGAGATCCCCGCTGAGGCGTCCGCGATCCACGGCGTCACGACGGCGCGTGCGCGGGCCGAGGGCATGCGCGCGCACGAGGGCGTCGCGCAGCTCGTCGACGCGATCGCCCACCTGCTCTCGACCGGCGTGCCGCTCGTGGCGTACAACGCCGCCTACGACCTCACCGTGCTCGACCGCGAGGCCCGCCGGTACGCGGTGCCGCCGCTCGACGCTCCGGCCCCCGTGATCGACCCGTACGTCATCGACAAGGCGCTCGACCGCTACCGTCGCGGCAAGCGCACGCTCTCGGTCACCGCGGCGCACTACGGCGTCGACCTCGACGCCGCGCACGAGGCATCCGCCGACGCCATCGCCGCGGGCCGCGTCGCCCTCGCGCTCGCCGGGGCGTTCCCCGAGCTGCTCGCCGTCGAGCTGCCCGAGCTGCACGCGCGTCAGGTCGGGTGGGCGCGCGACCAGGCCGCCAGCTACCAGGCGTGGCGTCGCGCGAACGGCAGCCCCGAGTTCACGACGTCGGGCGCCTGGCCGCTCCGCTGAGCCGCCACCGGACCGCCAAGCGCGCCGGTCGCCCGTTTCCGGGCATGCCGAAGGGCCGGGCGGTCGAGACCGCCCGGCCCTTCGCGGCGTGACTACTTGCCGAAGTTCTTGAAGCGCTGGTTGAACTTCTCGACGCGGCCGGCCGAGTCGAGGATGCGCTGCTTGCCCGTGTAGAACGGGTGCGAGGCCGAGGAGATCTCGACGTCGATGACCGGGTAGGTGTTGCCGTCCTCCCACTCGATCGTCTTGTCGCTCGAGACGGTCGAACGGGTGAGGAACGTCGCACCCGACGAGAGGTCGCGGAAGACCACCGGAGCGTAGTCGGGGTGGATGTCAGTCTTCATCAGTGTTCCTTGCTGGTGGATTGCGGGGATCTGCCGCCGGAACGGCGCAGAAGCGTGTGGGCCCGTCGGGGCCAGCTATCGATCTTAGCAGATTCGGGCCGGATGCCCGTCACTCGGCGCGCGCGAAGTAGCGCCCGTCGCGCTCCTCGAGCGTGATGTCCATGCCGAACGCGCGCGAGAGGTGCTCCCCCGTGAGGGTCTCCTCGAGCGGCCCGGCCTGCACGACGCCGCCGTCGGCGAGGAGCATGGCGTGGGTGAACCCGTTCGGGATCTCCTCGACGTGGTGGGTGACCATGACGATCGCCGGGGCGGCCGTCGAGCTCGCGTACCCGCCGAGCAGGTGCACGAGCTCCTCGCGGGCACCCAGGTCGAGGCTCGCGGCGGGCTCGTCGAGCAGCAGCAGTTCGGGATCGGTCATGACCGAGCGGGCGATCTGCACGCGCTTCTGCTCGCCGTCGCTCAGGCTGCCGAAGCGGCGGTCGGCGAGCTCGTCGAGCTTCCACTCCGACAGCACGCGCTGCGCGCGGCGGGTGTCGATGTCCTCGTACTCCTCGTTCCAGCGGCCGGTGACCGAGTACGCCGCGGTGAGCACGACGTCGAGCACCGTCTCGTTCTTGGGCACCTTGCGGGCCATCGCCGTGGAGGCGAAGCCGATCATGGGGCGCAGCTCGAACACGTCGACCTTGCCGAGCTGCTCCTGGAGGATCTCCGCGGTGCCCGACGAGGGGTGCATGGCGGCTGCGGCGATCTGCAGCAGCGTGGTCTTCCCGGCGCCGTTCGGGCCGAGGACGACCCACCGCTGGTCCGACTCCACCGTCCAGTCCACGCCGTCGAGGATGGTGTTGCCGTCTCGGACGACCGAGACGTCGGTGAGCTGGAGCACGGTGGTCGCCATGCCTCAATGCTATCCATCCCGCGCGGGTGGTCCGTGCCGCCGGGAGGGGTCGGTGGATGCCCGGGTCAGCCGGATGCGGCCAGCACCTCGGCGTAGATCTCGCGGGTGCGATCCGCGATGGCGGCCCAGTCGAACTGGCGCTCGGCACGCTCTCGCCCGGCGCGACCGTACTCCGCGGCGCGGGCCGGGTCGTCGACCACCTCGGTCAGCGTCGCGGCGAGGTCGGCGACGAACCGGTCGGGGTCGACCGGGGTGCCCGTGCCGTCCTGCACCTGCTCGATCGGCACGAGCCGACCGGTGACCCCGTCGTCGACGACCTCGGGGATGCCCCCGGTGGCCGTGCCGACGACCGCGATGCCGCAGGCCATGGCCTCGAGGTTCACGATGCCGAGCGGCTCGTACACCGATGGGCACACGAACGTCGTGCCCGCGCTCAGCACCGCGGAGAGTTCGGGCTGCGGCAGCAGCCGCTCGATCCAGACCACGCCGTCGCGCTCGGCGCGGAGCTCCTCGACGAGCCCGGTGACCTCCGCCATGATCTCGGGCGTGTCGGGCGCGCCGGCGCAGAGCACGAGCTGCACGTCGGCGGGCAGCGCCCGCGCCGCGCGGAGCAGGTACGGCAGGCCCTTCTGCCGCGTGATGCGCCCGACGAACACGACCGAGCGGCGGTCGGGGTCGATGCCGAGCGCACGCACGGCGTCGGGATCGTCGCGCGGCGTCCAGCGCTCGAGGTCGATGCCGTTGTAGACGACGCGCACGTCGGCGGGGTCGAGCGCCGGGTAGCTGCGCAGGATGTCGCGCCGCATCCCCTCGCTCACCGCGATCACCGCGTCGGCGGACTCGAAGGCCGTGCGCTCCGCCCAGCTCGAGACGCGGTAGCCGCCGCCCAGCTGCTCGGCCTTCCAGGGCCGGAGCGGCTCGAGGCTGTGCGCGGTGACGACGTGCGGGGCACCGTGCAGCAGCTTCGCGAGGTGCCCGGCGGAGTTCGCGTACCAGGTGTGGGAGTGCACGACGTCGGCCTCACCGGCATCCTGCGCCATCGCCAGGTCGACGCCGAGCGTGCTGATCGCCGGGTTGGCCCGCTCGAGCCCGCCCGGTACCGCGTACGCCACGGTGTCGGGTTCGTCGCGGGGTGCGCCGAAGCACCGCACGGTCACGTCGATGTCGCGCCGCAGGGCTCGCACGAGCTCGGCGACGTGCACGCCGG
Coding sequences within:
- a CDS encoding DEAD/DEAH box helicase encodes the protein MPVDSRRVSTATPPGHLPGTSAAEHLSPSFPERAAWGTASKLRAWQAEALDRYLEAMPRDFLAAATPGAGKTTFALRLAAELRARHEIDRITVVAPTDHLKRQWADAAARAGIRLDPGFRNAHGSQARHFHGVAVTYAQVAMRPALHRELTLSGRTLVILDEVHHGGDTLSWGDAIREAFERATKRLSLTGTPFRSDTAPIPFVDYAPDAQGVRVSRTDYDYGYGRALADGVVRPVIFMVYAGHMRWRTSAGDEMEARLGEDNTKDITSAAWRTALEPSGDWIPAVLQAANRRLTEVRHAIPDAGGLVIATDQSTARAYAAILEQIAGEPVTVVLSDESEASARIEQFSAGTQRWMVAVRMVSEGVDVPRLAVGVYATSASTPLFFAQAIGRFVRARRRGETASVFLPNVPGLMGLASELEKQRDHALDRRTGDDDDPGLDDGLLDAANREDKASDELASEWTYEALGSSATFDRALYDGTEFGTLAEPGSDEELDFIGIPGLLEPEQVSDLLRHRQARQERRARHRRRSGEASAPATEPEQPVALYRTLKEQRTLLNSLVGMWSKLSGEPHRLIHAELRRRCGGPEVAKASVTQLQSRIDLLRSRLSSH
- a CDS encoding SGNH/GDSL hydrolase family protein, with the protein product MVTQQHPWSRYVAIGDSFTEGIGDPEPGVPGGHRGWADRVAEVLARGSDDFAYANLAIRGRLIQQIIDEQVEPALALRPDLITISAGGNDVIRPGTDPDEISSRFEYAIQRLSRDRATIVLFTGVDVGFSPVFRGIRGKVAIYNENLRSIAAAHDCIVADQWALHEIQDQRMWAPDRLHLNELGHHTVARMVLEALNVENDLEPMQPEPLELRRWRQARVEDLQWAREYLVPWVVRRIRHQSSGDLVRAKRPEAGPYSADPAGSRTRADD
- a CDS encoding D-alanyl-D-alanine carboxypeptidase family protein, translating into MPQSPRPSRRVYRRRRIVVFGVLALFVAAVTAGGVYTADALNAEVPEVAATVSVPEVAAAPAVELDAPEVAAYAIGELDDDELLAASDADESVPIASITKVVTALVVLDARPLGADEQGPAISYTAADVQIYWQTIAENGSNAPVYEGSTLSQRQSLEAVMLPSANNYAKSLAIWAYGSEQAYLDAARDWLDANGLHDTVVVDTSGLSPDSRSTPRDLVELGRLALQSPALAQIVAQEQSELPAVGLIENTNELLGTHGVDGIKTGTTVEAGACLLFSGDYEVGSRTVTLVGVALGADTHPELNEEIAGLLDTTAAGFHEVDVIDAGDEFASYATAWGDRAVARADGEASVLVWSDTPITVEVDARPLALAADGADAGSITVVAGDEVVEVPLTLDGDLEDPGTWWRLSNPGGLDPQSSARVLEPAGSAE
- a CDS encoding Sir2 family NAD-dependent protein deacetylase translates to MSAAVGTHGVRDAGLDEALALLRDARIGVLTGAGVSTDSGIPDYRGEGAPVRNPMTFSAFQSSELARKRYWAGSHLGWRSFGTATPNAGHGALVDLELAGHVTGVITQNVDGLHHRAGSRHVVDLHGSMDRVVCLDCGQQYSRFAIADRLDELNPAFARPGAVRLAPDGDVEVEDVEAIVIPECEVCGGTLKPDVVFFGEFVPTDVFQAAASIVRSSDVLLVAGSSLVVNSGMRLLEQARRARMPIIVINRGITKGDSRATVKLDAGTTETLTGIARHLLGD
- a CDS encoding glycosyltransferase family 4 protein; this encodes MRVVVDCRYTRIGRHDGISRYTAGIVTELAKLHPVTMLISDRRQLDLLPDLPWVVVGSPTSVLEPFIARTINRMQPDVVFSPMQTMGSWGRRYRLLLTLHDLIYYEHPTPPRDLPAFVRVLWRLYHLAWWPQRMLLNRADAVVTVSDTTASLIAEHDLTERPVAVVPNAADALVQVEQPRRAPTRGRLVYMGSFMPYKGVDTLVRAAARLPDHELHLLSRVTDAERRRLTALAPQARLVFHDGVGDAEYGELLAGATALVHASNAEGFGIPLVEAMRLGTPVVVSDIPIFREIGGDAARFFAPDDPDGLAAQVLALDAPGEWERRSAAALARAEAYGWDRSAARLLDLMGEVVGGGRRRRARSAPTTGSLAAIGLGGGRSAGRRSSGRRVAGR
- a CDS encoding 3'-5' exonuclease; protein product: METLRRTWTDRLAVFDLETTGVDPDTCRIVTAHLGVLDGEGHVIGAHDWLLDPGVEIPAEASAIHGVTTARARAEGMRAHEGVAQLVDAIAHLLSTGVPLVAYNAAYDLTVLDREARRYAVPPLDAPAPVIDPYVIDKALDRYRRGKRTLSVTAAHYGVDLDAAHEASADAIAAGRVALALAGAFPELLAVELPELHARQVGWARDQAASYQAWRRANGSPEFTTSGAWPLR
- a CDS encoding type B 50S ribosomal protein L31, which produces MKTDIHPDYAPVVFRDLSSGATFLTRSTVSSDKTIEWEDGNTYPVIDVEISSASHPFYTGKQRILDSAGRVEKFNQRFKNFGK
- a CDS encoding ABC transporter ATP-binding protein — its product is MATTVLQLTDVSVVRDGNTILDGVDWTVESDQRWVVLGPNGAGKTTLLQIAAAAMHPSSGTAEILQEQLGKVDVFELRPMIGFASTAMARKVPKNETVLDVVLTAAYSVTGRWNEEYEDIDTRRAQRVLSEWKLDELADRRFGSLSDGEQKRVQIARSVMTDPELLLLDEPAASLDLGAREELVHLLGGYASSTAAPAIVMVTHHVEEIPNGFTHAMLLADGGVVQAGPLEETLTGEHLSRAFGMDITLEERDGRYFARAE
- the glgA gene encoding glycogen synthase, whose amino-acid sequence is MRVDLMTREYPPEVYGGAGVHVAELVRALRRDIDVTVRCFGAPRDEPDTVAYAVPGGLERANPAISTLGVDLAMAQDAGEADVVHSHTWYANSAGHLAKLLHGAPHVVTAHSLEPLRPWKAEQLGGGYRVSSWAERTAFESADAVIAVSEGMRRDILRSYPALDPADVRVVYNGIDLERWTPRDDPDAVRALGIDPDRRSVVFVGRITRQKGLPYLLRAARALPADVQLVLCAGAPDTPEIMAEVTGLVEELRAERDGVVWIERLLPQPELSAVLSAGTTFVCPSVYEPLGIVNLEAMACGIAVVGTATGGIPEVVDDGVTGRLVPIEQVQDGTGTPVDPDRFVADLAATLTEVVDDPARAAEYGRAGRERAERQFDWAAIADRTREIYAEVLAASG